One Ensifer adhaerens genomic window, GTATGCGAAACGCTGCCACAAAACGCTGCTCGTTCAATGACATGTGTCCAGCAGGCTGGCGCGATTTGTTTTCGGACCTCCTCAGATAGCTCGCCTGAAGTGTTGCTCGTCACCAGCCGCCGCAATGGCCGCTGGGGAATACCGAAGGGCCGTATAGAGGCAGGGGAGACAGCCTGCGCCGCCGCCGCGCGCGAAGCGATGGAAGAGGCTGGCGTTAGGGGGCGCGTATCGAACGAGGCTGTAGGCTCGTTCGTCTACACGAAGGATAGCACTGATCTCAGCTATCATCTCAACGTGCATTTGCTCGAAGTCCAGGAAATTCTGTGGGACTTTCCCGAGAGGGAAAGCCGGAGACTGCAATGGACCCCTCTCGAAGCCGCGATCCAGGAAGTTTCTCAGCCAAAGCTCCGTGAACTGCTTTTGCTTCTGGCTGCAGAAAATGGACTGTGCGCGGGGTTTGAACTCGAGGCACAGTAGCGCTGCCAGCCTCATAGGCGGAAATCAGTTTGCGGTTTTCGCTCTTTGCAAAAGAACCTGCATCTCCTGAAACCGTCTCTTGCGTTCGGGATCGTCCTCATTGGCGGAATAGCAAATGCGCGAAACGCAGAAGCGAAGTATTTTCTTCGGCGCGTTCGCAGTGTCAAATTCGCATTCAAAGGTATCCGTCATGTCGGCCTTTTTGGTGTCGGTCCTTTCGGAATACTTGAAGCGAGCGCCGGGCGGCTCAATCTCGGGGAAGGACTGGACCACGCCGACATTGAGGGCGTCGATCATGAAGAAATTCTTGGCGACCGCCATGCAGGTCTTCTCGAGGTCGGGGCTCTGCGAATAGGCCGGGGTCGCCGCAATACACAAGACTGGGAGAAGCCATTTCATCGCATACTCCATCCGCAGAGAACCTTGCCATCCGATCGGGCTGCTCCGACAACACGGGAAGGTGGAAATTGTTCCGTCGCGTGGGTCCCTGGAGCCTGCGAACCAGCGTGAATGTCACAGAGCGTGAGTTCTCGCGTGCAGGGGCGGCCTATGAGCGCTTGGCCAACTGGTGTTCGCGCCAGATCGTGAAAAGGCCGGCGCCGACCACGATCAGCGCCCCGATGACCATATTGTGCGTGATCGTTTCGCCAAACAGCAGGACGGCAAACATCACGTTGAGAACCAGCTGAAAATAGGTAACCGGCTGAACTTCCGCGGCAGGCAGCAGCCCGTAGGCTCGGATAAGGAAATAGTGGCTGAGCGTGCCGCAAACGCAAAGGGCTGCCAACGCGAACCAATCGGTGGGAACGACTTCGGTCCAGTAGAACGGGCCGATCAGCGAAATCGCCAGTGCTCCGACCACGCCTGCATAAAAGAGGCTCGTCACTGCTGAATCCTCTCGGCTCACTGCGCGCGTGGCGATGCTGTAGAGCGCGAACAGCACGGAGGCGACCAGCGGCAGAAGCAGCGACATGTCGAAATGAACGTCCACCGGATTGATGATCACCAGCACGCCGACAAGTCCAATCAGTACCGCGGCTCCGCGCCGCCATCCGACCACCTCTCCCAGAAGAGGTATCGACAGGATGGTGATGATCAGTGGCGTTGCCTGGAAGATCGATTGGCTCATGGCGAGCCCGGCGTGAACATAGGAAAAGACGATGACGACGATCTCTGCAACCAATAGCAGGCCGCGAACAACTTGCAGCCACGGATGTCGTGTTTGAACGGACCGGCGAATGCCGCCTGGAGATGATGCGGCAAAAGCAAATACGAAGAGGGCGAATGCCCAGAAGCGGATCATCGTTATGAAGAGCGCCGGATATCGATCGCCCAGATACTTGGTTATCGCATCCTGCCCTGCGAAGATGCAGATGGCGAGGAAGGCATACAAATAGCCGCGGGTCTTGGGGCTCATCACACTACAAACTCAGAATCGATCGCCGCTTGATTAGCATAGTCTTTTCGCGCGCGCCCGAACCAAAGCTCACGAGACGGCTCCGTTGGTCTGCGAAGTCGGCTCGCTTGTCGCATTGCTTCAAGCAAGAAGGGCTGCCGGAACAATCGCTGCCGCTTCAGATCAGACCGAGATGGGTGGCCAATTCCCGTGCTGCGGCGCCGCCAGCCCTGTTTGCTCCAATCGTGGAAGCCGAGGGGCCGTAGCCCACCAGATGGATGCGCGGGTCCTTTTCGACCCGCGTCGCGAGGCGTCCGCCCATCACGATGCCGCCGTCGTCCCCGCGCAGTTGCAGCGGAGCGAGATGGTCGAGTGAACTGCGAAAACCCGTCGCCCAGAGAATGACGTCAGCCTTTTGTTCCGTTCCATCAGGCCAGCGTACGCCGTGAGGAAGGATTTCGCTGAAGATGGGCACGCGATCCAGCGCCCCGCGTTTTGCGGCGGCTCGCAGCGCCGGGGTCCAGGGAATGCCGGTGACGGACACCACCGAGCCCGGCACCAGGCCATTCCTCACCCTTTCCTCAACGGCAGCAACGGCGGCGCGGCCATCTTCCAGAGTGAATGGTCTTTCGCGAAACTGCGGCTCACTTCGCGTGACCCACGTTGTCGTCGTTACTTGCGAGATTTCGTCAAGGTGCTGCAGCGCTGAAATACCGCCGCCGAGGACAATCACATGTTTGCCGGCAAAGGCGTCCGCCGTTTTATAGTCACGAGAGTGAAGCTGCAGTCCTTCGAACCGGTCGGCGCCAGGATAGGCGGGAATAGAGGGGCTCTCCCATGTTCCCGTGGCGTTGATGAGCCCCTCGGCCGAAAAGGTTTCACGGTCGGTCTCCACCCGAAGTCGTCCGAAACGGTCGCAGACCACCTTGACCGCGACCGGGCGATAGATCGGCAGCCGGAATTTTTCTTCATACGCGGCGTAGTAGCTGGGAACCGCGGTCGACGCCCGCGCCTCTGTTTCTCCAAGGGGAACAACTTCCGCAAACTCCATGCCCGGCAAGTCGTGGAGACGGTTGACAGTGCTCAGCGTCAATGACGGCCAGCGATGCTGCCAGGCGCCGCCCGGTTTATCGTTCTTGTCGAGGACAATGAAATTCCGGCCCGGCTGAAGGCCAAGCTTCATCAGGTGATAGGCCGATGACAGCCCAGCTTGGCCCGCGCCGATCAGGACGATGTTGACCTTGATCGCGGTCTGAAGCGCTGCATTCGGTGAAGCGGTGGATGATATAGGGTCAGTCACTGTCGATCCTCGAAACGCTTAGCTCGGCCGCCGGCTTCAAAACGAGACTCGCGCCCCCTTCTACACATCCTTGTGGTCGTAAGAACCAGGACGCGCAATCCGTTCTCGACATCGTTTCGGGGAATCCCTCGCTCGGCAAGCCCGTTAGACTGGTGTGCCACGGCGATCGGAAAAGACGCCCGGGAGGATTGGCTCGTTGTGGCGTCACTATTGCGTTGCGCCACGGTGGCGCGTTCCGGACCCGTCGAATACTCGAGTCACTTGAAATCATGATCCATATGTGAGTAGAGTATTTATATAAGAAAGTCTTGGTTGCTAAAGTTGAGTGCTTGCGGGCGTCGATGGCAGAAACCAAAGGCTGCATTAGCCTTCACTGCGCAAGGGTCGTCTCATGCATGAATTCACGCCCACAGTCGGGGTTTCCTCGACGTACCCCACCGACATGCCGCAGGACCATGCTGCTTTGCCGGTCTGGAACGCGGAAAACTGGTTTTATGAGGATTGGCCCGTTGGCCAGCGCATCCGATCGCTGCGTCGCACGATTGCAGAAAGCGACAGCAATCTTTTCAATACGTTGGTGGTTGATATCCACCCTTACGTTCAGGATCAGATGTTTGCCGAGCGGGAGGGCATTTTCGGCAAGCGCCTGGTTGCAGGCGCCTTTGTCTTCTCGGCCGGCCTCGGACTGGTCGCCACCAACTGCGTCAACGCCTTTTCCTACGGCTACGACAAACTGCGCTTCATCAAGCCGGTCTTCATTGGCGACACGATCTACACGATCCGGACCAACATGGACAAAACCCCCCGCTACAAGGAGCTCGGGCTTATCCGCGCCAGCTACCAGGTGTTCAAGGGCGAGGGGGAACTGGTGCTCTATTGCGAGCACCTGCAGACCGTGAAGTACAAGAACCCCGCCGATTTCGTCGGCAAGACCGAGAAATAAGATACCGATGACCGAACCAAACGAACTGCCGCTCTCGGGCCTTGTCGTCGTCGACATGAGCCAGTTTCTCTCCGGCCCCTATTGCTCCTTGCGCCTCATGGATCTCGGCGCGCGGGTCATCAAGATCGAACGACCCGACGGGGGCGACCTGTCACGCCGGCTCTATCTGAGCGACACCGAGATCGGCGGCGACTCGACGATTTTCCATGCCATCAACCGCGCCAAGGAGAGCCTTGCAATCGACCTCAAGAACGAGGCTGATTTTGCGGCCCTCAAGGCGTTGCTCACCAAGGCTGATGTGCTGATCCAGAACTTCCGCCCCGGCGTCATCCAGCGTCTCGGGCTCGACTACGAGGCCGTCAAGGCGATCAATCCGAAGATCGTCTATGCCTCTATCAGCGGCTATGGCGAGGAGGGCCCCTGGGTGAAGCGCCCCGGCCAGGATCTGCTGGCGCAATCGCGCTCGGGCGTCATGTGGCTGAACGGCGACGAGGGCCAAGGGCCGGTTCCCTTC contains:
- a CDS encoding MaoC family dehydratase encodes the protein MHEFTPTVGVSSTYPTDMPQDHAALPVWNAENWFYEDWPVGQRIRSLRRTIAESDSNLFNTLVVDIHPYVQDQMFAEREGIFGKRLVAGAFVFSAGLGLVATNCVNAFSYGYDKLRFIKPVFIGDTIYTIRTNMDKTPRYKELGLIRASYQVFKGEGELVLYCEHLQTVKYKNPADFVGKTEK
- a CDS encoding NAD(P)-binding domain-containing protein; amino-acid sequence: MSSTASPNAALQTAIKVNIVLIGAGQAGLSSAYHLMKLGLQPGRNFIVLDKNDKPGGAWQHRWPSLTLSTVNRLHDLPGMEFAEVVPLGETEARASTAVPSYYAAYEEKFRLPIYRPVAVKVVCDRFGRLRVETDRETFSAEGLINATGTWESPSIPAYPGADRFEGLQLHSRDYKTADAFAGKHVIVLGGGISALQHLDEISQVTTTTWVTRSEPQFRERPFTLEDGRAAVAAVEERVRNGLVPGSVVSVTGIPWTPALRAAAKRGALDRVPIFSEILPHGVRWPDGTEQKADVILWATGFRSSLDHLAPLQLRGDDGGIVMGGRLATRVEKDPRIHLVGYGPSASTIGANRAGGAAARELATHLGLI
- a CDS encoding DMT family transporter, with the protein product MSPKTRGYLYAFLAICIFAGQDAITKYLGDRYPALFITMIRFWAFALFVFAFAASSPGGIRRSVQTRHPWLQVVRGLLLVAEIVVIVFSYVHAGLAMSQSIFQATPLIITILSIPLLGEVVGWRRGAAVLIGLVGVLVIINPVDVHFDMSLLLPLVASVLFALYSIATRAVSREDSAVTSLFYAGVVGALAISLIGPFYWTEVVPTDWFALAALCVCGTLSHYFLIRAYGLLPAAEVQPVTYFQLVLNVMFAVLLFGETITHNMVIGALIVVGAGLFTIWREHQLAKRS
- a CDS encoding NUDIX hydrolase; protein product: MSEQFSLVCETLPQNAARSMTCVQQAGAICFRTSSDSSPEVLLVTSRRNGRWGIPKGRIEAGETACAAAAREAMEEAGVRGRVSNEAVGSFVYTKDSTDLSYHLNVHLLEVQEILWDFPERESRRLQWTPLEAAIQEVSQPKLRELLLLLAAENGLCAGFELEAQ